The genomic region tatatatattaaatataattacctttaaataaatacctaaattacttaaaaaataatagtgttttattaatcgaacattattcaaaaatgtctaaataataaattaaatatctaaaaattacatacataatttttatagtcttagttaatcatatagattagtagaaaaatttaagaaaacgtttttattatatttttgtatttatttttgtttttacccttaatgtattcacaaaacaattttaattctacataattactaaataaacccaaataattatttttataatttttataagtttctatcagtctaataacctgtataaaaatatttaaaaaaatatttttttaatattttatatttattcttaatttaccttcaaattacataataatagagtttaattatataataaataccaatttgaccaaattaattatttttataattttttcagatctatataagttttaaaaactcagaaaaaaattatatatattttatttttggttaaaagtatttattacgaattttacattatttttatatttaaacactacataattcgtatttaattataaataatattccataaattatcaaaattatttttatgcatcataagacttataatactaattataacatataaacataattaatttttaattttacaaagaatatacaataaatatatatataaatgacaatattgaaaaaaattaataaaaatagaaagtacctcaaattttcttcaaggttttgagagaataacttaagttttttgtgtttggcaagaaaaaatgaatgaggagccatgtatttataggtaaaaaatagttggtgaaaagaaaaaaataataataaataaaggtgccaattttgacaaaataataaaaacatgttaaaaatgtttttaataagtttttgtttttgaaaatatttagtcaaaattcatgggctcattatttaatttattaaaaaaatcttatttctttttatttttattttttttataagctaaaaatatatataatgattaaaataacttatcatttaattaataattatgttacatatagttttaaatataatacgcattaatattaactaaagttattttatataattagtgtaaactttagttaacagaacgtgtcaactaaaaataaatatttgatcaacgtcgaatttaattatatattacgtatggataacaaccctatagtcaaattagtcaattcaggtatgaaaatatgagggttgttatacatagACAATATCATATGTAATATCTAGCGTATCTCATATTAAATATAGACATATCTAGTATTAAATGCAAAGATTGGATTGATAGATAGCAAGAGACATAATCCCTAAAATCAAGGGATATGTGCTCAAATCATGTATTATATATTTGGTTTGTTTGAGCAATAAGAATTATGGGTGAATTATAACATTCTAACATGTTTCAGCTCCCGTCTCctatatttcttttctttttcaattttctGCAAATAAAACATTCAAATCTCCTCCTtcctctttcttttttttttcttcttcacccAAATAGACTTCTTCCTCTTTCTGCTATCCTGGTTCTGTTTGGTTCAGGAAAATTATCTGCCTTCCACAGCTACTGTATTCTAGTTATTTTCGGTACAGTATTATTTTGTTGAATTTGGGAAGATGCTGAGATTTTAGATGAAAGAATATGAGTGATGTTAAGAAACATGGTAACATTTATGGCCAGTCACCTTACTTTCTAAAAGTTATTTTATCTTTTGTGAGCGTGGACCTCACAATTACCAACTCTATTCAATCTCTTAATTCCTTTCTACCGACACTCACCACTAACTCAAGATGTAGTTAGTGAACGTGTACTCTCTTTCTTTTCTTTGTCCCCActtattatgttatatatatatttcgtttatTAATCGGCGTGAGGATGAGTCGTCTAGCTAGACTAGGTTCCAaaccttcaaaaaaaaaaaattaataataagaataataatctcTTCCGATAAAGACTGGTTATCGTCGACAAAGTTCAatgcccaagtcctgctcaatccttaggcaaagcaagccacgacgtaaaaaaaaaacgttacgAAAAAGGAAACGCAATCAAGCAATACGCAACCACATCAACGAATATCAGTCTGCTCGGAAAGAAGAATGTTATTTAGTTTTTAGCGTTTTAATCCAGTTTGACCGTTCATTCCTCTCCCGCTCAAACTGCGGGAGGATGTTAACGGATATTAGACATAGACAATATCATATGTAATATCTAGCGTATCTCATATTAAATATAGGCATATCTAGTATTAAATGCAAAGATTGTATTGATAGATATCAAGAGACATAATCCCTAAAATCAAGGGATATGTGCTCAAATCATTATTATATATTTGGCTTGTTTGATCAATAAGAATTAAGGGTGAATTATAACATTCTAACAATAACTAGATCAAGAACAtttattaaacaactatatttttttacatgcaAAAGGTTATAAAggtaattttaataattcatattattcatttaaaatgattatcaaacaaatTACTGTCATTAAGAACCAATCCATTCATGACTTTTGAATTATTTAGACTATAACCATTAAGcgcttaattatttaattttatcaAACACGCCCTTAGTCACCTTTAATTTTGTTAGTTTTGTAGGAAGTGAACTTAGCGCTTTGTAAATAGCATATAAGAGGTTTTTATTTGTTATTATAACTCAGTTTTCTATTATATGATTTTATTTTTGGATTCAAGTAATTAATATACATAGAAAATTTGTCCCAATTGTATAGTGTATTTTGATCATAAAAAAAGCTAGTTAACAAAAGAGACTTTCTACACTTAAAGAGCAAGTGGAAGTCACTTAGCCAGGATGACTATTTTAGTATTTGATCTAGCATATCATACTTAACATTGTTTTATTTTACCAGTTTGACCCATTAATCCCATTGATTAAGACGAAACTCAAATTGACACTTTTATAGGGAAATGGGTCCTAACTGCAACTTCGTGTACTAAATAATACACAAGATGCAGCAGTGCAGCACGAGGCCATATAGTTGCTTGAACATTTGAAGGGTCAACAGTTTCCCTTGATTGCTATAAATGCTCAAGCCTTGTGCGACCACCTTTGGACAAACAAAACGAATGCTAGGTCTCAACCTGAAAAGAAGGAGCATAAACGAAGTCCTTGTACTAAGCCTTAAGATCCTAATCTAGCATGATTTACGACAAATTAATATTCATGTCTCTGACTTTCACATATTGTTAGTACTTTGTATTAATAATGCAATGTAGTTACcgctgtcaaaaaaaaaaaaaaaaaaaaaaaaaaaaaaaaaagcaatgtAGTTACCATTATTTTCAATACTCCTATCAATTCTGAGTCAAATTTTGGCCGCTAAAGGCAAAAAGTTGTGGAATATTCTCCTAATAATAAAGATATGTAATATGTATTTGATACTTATTAATTTGATACAATATACTAGTAGAAATTGTAAATGCATATTCTTAAGAAGTTATATTGAATTCATTAAAGCGATTATATTAGCGACAACTCTAATGGTTATCATTGAAACGTTTTGAAATGCACAAATCATTGCATTTTACCCAATATTCAAGAAAATAGATTGTAAATCTTCTTTAGAAATATATTTATGTCCCGATCCTTTATCTATCATGTTCATTCTATACATGCCTAGCATTAATTCAATAATATCTTTTCAAATATATTTTCTCAGTGTATTTTAAGAGgaaaattattgtattattatgtaATCCAACGCTTAAGGAATTTGTGAATAAATGCTTAACATATGAACATTATACATAAGGCTAAAAACCAGTAATAAATATAGCCGTGGGAATGAAATACACCACAAAAAACGGTAAAAAGGAGAAAATATATTTAAAGTTTGTTCATATATAGATAAAGAGGACGAGCATTTAAGTGTATAATTAATGTGAATTTATTTGTATCAATTCAAGttagaaataaaaattaaatcttcttgtatatatataactaCTGATCCTTCATCCTTGTTTATGATAAACACATACAATTACAAGtatcatatacatatatttacagtGTTACAGTTTTCATTGTTTTTTATTAACTCTCCAAAGAGTAAATTATTTTGGTTGAAATGTGTTCTTTAACGTAATAGAATTGATCCATCAATCACCGACTAAAAAAAACACATACTATGCCTGGACGTCCCTCTATGAACGTAGTGATTGATGAAAATGTCCCATTCAGTATATGGGCGATTCGTAATTACGGTCATCTGATATCGGATGATAGACGTCGCTATCTTTTTTATGCTTTAATGGCTGCTCATGAGAACGGCAGATTTTCTCCTGAGACGGTTGTTTCTGCACAACCACCACTATCGAAAGAACAGATTTCAGAGCATTTACGTGTAATGAAGAGAAACGTTGATGGAGGTTGTGAAGGCGAACAAGTGGATAGTTGCTCGATTTGTTTGGGTGACTACAAAGAAAATGAGATGATTGGGGTTTTAGAATGTGGGCATCAGTTCCATGCTGAATGTATTAAGGGTTGGTTGTTATGTAACAATGTTTGCCCCTTGTGCAGGGCTACTGCATTGACTGTGTAGCGTAATTTGGTTATTGTTTGTATCGCTTTTTAATCAATGAGGAATGGATTGTTGTAGACATATATTTGTGCTATGTTTTGTAGTGTTCTAAAGTGGTTCAAAACATGATCAGTTCATTGGATGTATTCTATCTAAGATTGCTTTTGATAgcatttgataaaactgaatggttAAGTGTTTAACGGTTCAAAATCAGGTGATTCTGACTGGACTTAATTGGTTCAGAATCACAATAACGTGTTTGATAAGCATTTTTGAATGAACTCTATGGATAATGTAAGTTTACAATTTTaaccttataataaatatatacaagaATATAATTGTTTAATAAGTATTCTGAATATACTTTAAGATTGATATTTGAGGTAAAACACAGGAACCAACCAAGTAATTGTTTCATTATATAATGATAAACATGTCCATTTAACACAATCTTATAACATTATCACTCACAACAACAAAAGGGAGGAACAACATTTCAATATTCAATTTCAAGCCAACAAACATTTTTCTTACTTTAACCCGAAATACAACCAACATGCAGTATTGATTGCGCAAACCCGCAGCCATGTTTCTGGGAGTTGTGGACCAATGATATATGTACATCTCTCGGAAATGGCATTGGTTGCACACTGACTTATTGGTCATAACATGATCCAGGACCATAAGGAGGGCTTCGAGCATACTGATTTGTTACTGGGCTAGCTTGAACACCACGCCGGGTCAAGAGACACCTGAAGTACTGCAACCTGGTTAATGCAGACTCAGATGTGTTGCTTGTTGGTGCAACTTCCTTTGAGGACCACATGCGCTCTGTGATtccaacattaaaaaaaaaaaaaaaaaaaaaaaaaaaaaaaaagttgaaaagTGAGTAACCTTATGATATATTTTGAATTGTGATAATGAGTGTTGAATAATATAACTCTATAGGACACAGAATACCTGCAGCAGCTGCAGCACGAGGCCAAATAGTTGCCTGAACATTTGAAGGATCAGCGGTCTCACTCCACATACAAACTTCACCACCAAGCACGAGTTTCTGCTCAGAAGCATCGTTTATACCTTCAAGTGGTTCGGCATCATAAAACATGTCCCACGTGACATCTAAATGATCAAGATACCAAACCCCTTGATTGCTATAAATGCATTTAAACCCTTGTTCAACCACCTTTGGACACACGCCAGGCCCCAACCTGATACAATATTCACCAAATGTCGGTAGTAAGTTTTATAAGATGCTAACCTaaaatgatttttgagaattaaaatcgttataataatataatacaattAAGAATTCACCAGTTATGCACAACGGTCTTCGGATTGAGCTTTTCAGCAAATGTGTTGAAGGTTTCTTCCCTGCGTACAAAGATTTAAGACAATAAGGATGATTGCTTGATGTTTCTAGCGTAAATCACAATATCCTGCTATCAtcatttattactattactattagtgaAGTCGTAAATCTCACTTAATGTTAGGACTTTTTATATATACTGCAATGTAGTTACCCTTATTTACTATACTTGCCTCGATTCTGAGTCAAATCTTGACTGCTTAAATGCAATAAAGATGTAGAATATTTTCTTATGGAACAATGAGTTTATTTACTTCAATAAAACTTTGTGCTCATGAAAAGGCTAAAATTATATGACATACCAATTGACAGGCGTCCAGTTTTTGGATATTGCTATCTCTTGAGCTCGGAGAACAAAGTACTGATATGCATCCTTGGTCGTCATGTTCATATCCTGAAGCCTATTATGGATGAGAAAATTATATGAACAAAGCAGAAACGGATAGTCAAAAATGTTATTACTAACATCGTGTAAACCATAGATGTTAGACTATTACGATTCACGAGTTGACTCTTATGAGTAGAACCAAAAATCCAAAGAACGAGGTGACTTGGACTCTGGATGTTAAAGGACTTTGACTCTTTAGAGCAGTTTATTGACTCAAGACTCTTCTGACTCTTGTGCGACCAAGTCGGAAATTCAGAAAAAGTTTTTAGTGTAATGTAATACAAAAAATAAAGGACAAAACAGAAAATGAAATGACTACAATCTATTTCAAATTGAGGCTTTGTAGTGATTGCCGCTTAAGAACAAAAATCTGAAacaataatatacatatacataaatgtatatatttttttgtaaattCAAACATAGTGACTCTTAACGAGTCACGAGTTAAAAAATCAATAATCTGAGTCACGAGTTGAGTCATGAGTTAACAACTGTGGCGTAAACTACTACTAATACACAAGTGAGAAGGGCATGAACTTATTAAATGAAGACAAGACTTTACCATTGCTTCACGTGTGGGGTAGATTTCCAACAATCTGCACCAATTTAGATTGTGTTAGACAACCAAAAATGAGTTCAAAGCTTATATAAGATAGTCACTTCATTATTTCATGTATATATGTTTAATCACCATAATAGAAAAACTTCCTCATAAAGAGATACAGCTTCACCTCATTTTCTTACATAGCGCATATGAAAAAACTTACTAACCAGTATTAACTTCATCGCCTCCCAAATGAAAGAGCTCGAAAGGAAAAATCTCACGCATGTCTGTAACAATGAGAATGTAACATCATAAAAAAGTATAAAATTTAACAATTAAGACTCCACAAAACAGGTTGCATTATAGCATGAAGTTTTAGAACCACGAAACAAAAAGTACATAGATAAATTAATAGCATATAATAGTAATAAATGTTTACCTTCTAAAATTCCAGAAAGAACCTCATAAGTGAAGTTCTTTGAAACATCAAGAGGTTCTCTACATGAAGCTGAAGGCCAAAGATCAGGATATCCAGTACCCCTGAATGGAAATCGGCCTATTAGTTTAGACAAGAAAATGCAAATAAACACCTATACACATCTAAACCTCTTGTTGTGTGAATGTTatcaagtgaaaatttcaattagGGAACATAGTCATGAATTTATAGAAGATTGGGCAACCTAAAGGTAAGAAAAACACGTTTACCATGATTCTGCATGACCAGGAACATCAATCTCTGCCATAACATTGATACCTGTCATTGAAAATGTTTGTATAATCAAGAACGAGTATCAACACGGACAAGACTATTCATAAATGGCTAGTTGGAATTTAAGATGTAAAAGATAGAAGAGTACCCCTCATTTTCGCAAAGCTTTACAATAACGTCGTCGATGAGACATGAAACAAAGAACAAAGATTCAGTAAATAGAATAGAAGGCATGCAAAGGCTAATGCAGTAACAGAACTTGCAGGTCTACATCATAACCTAATGTAAGTGATAGGCACGAAGTCTTACTTAACGATTTCGGTAGCATCCTCGACAGTATACCGTTCCCATTTTGTATATGCGCCTTTCCATAGCTTTGGATATGCAGGTACTTCTAAAGGAAAAGATTGTTCATCTATGATGTGCCAATGAAGAACATTCTACTGAACgaaagtcacaacatcagaaattcaTGCAGCTaaatataataaaacaattgaAGGATCTCCAGCTATACTGAAACTGAATATATGGAAACAGATATGAGTAACTTACCAGTTTAGCATACGACATAGATTCAATTATTTGTTTAATTATCTCGATTGGGAAATAGTGTCTTGAAGTATCTACGGAACAATGATAATACATTACTATAACAGATCCAACAACGATACCTAACATATACGGAGTACATCTTTTTCATAGCCTATATTGGGCAAAATAGAAAATTAAAATCCAACTTTAAATATCAATGTCAACATACCAAGCAAAAGCCCACGAAACTTAAATCTTGGTTTGTCTTTAATAAACCAAGGAGCTTTGTGTACTTGTACAGATTTAGTTCCATAATCGAAACCACATAATTGGCTGAACGTCTGCAACAATATGTCAATTATAAGCAACGAAACAACATGCTTGACAACGCATCCATAAGTAATGTACAAACTTGCAACAAAACAATTGCACGATATGTTCATACCTCTAATCCACGCAGTGCACCGTAAACTGTATTCGCCTACATCAAACAATAACACATATCAATCATCTAGATCTCATGTTCCATCTTAAAACTAAAACACTATACCATTGTAAACAGTATCTATATATACACATGTAAATACCTCTATATTAATATCTCCAATAACAGAAAGCTGATTATTTTTCGCAACCAACAAAGTATAACTCTCATCAACACCAAGTTGCAGCTACAAACAAATTCAAACACAAAACAATTCACATTCTAACAGTATAtagtacaatatatatatacaaaatctaTCCACATAATTCAAAAGCTCACCTCTTCATTATTGGAGTTAACAATGATAGTAAGTTTACTAACATCATAACCTAATTTCCTACTTCCTGAGCTACTAGCGtgtttaaatataatatttttatatctATCAAAGGCATCTCTAACAATTACGGAACTCGCACCGTTACCGGAAACAGAGAGTGATAAATTAGGGTTGACGGTCAACGTTTGGTTACCGGAGGTGAATTCTGACGGTAACGGCCATAAATATGTGACGGATGAATCATCGGAAAGGTGTGATTTTGAATGAATTGGGCGTAGAGTTCGTGAATTGATGATTGGTGTTAGATATAAAAAAATTGAGATAAGAGTGATGATTGAGAATAGTGATTTAGGGTTTATTACAGTAGTTGACATGTTTGGGAGATAGGTGTGTTTTCTGAGTGTTGACCTCAGTGAAGAGTGAGTGTGGAGGATTTCAGCTTCTTGCTCCTTCAAAAGTAAGAGAAGTCAAAGGAAAATTTTCAATTGTacattttattttctttatttagtAGTAGTATTTAAttgtattaatttataatttattatttattatttaatttaattatttaattactagttaatttatttatatcatatatcctattatatttaataataatatatttattatttatttatctctctctctctctatatatatatatatatatatatatatatatatatatatatatatatatatatatatatatatatatatatatatatatatatatatagtggtaggatcaagagggaagtaaccattcgggggaagcaaaaactttttttttttcgttttttgaaaaaactttgttcacgaacattatagatgagatgaaaatatgaacatttagtagagacactttgtgataaatgtttttattttggcgggaaaacgctcgaagaagtaatatataacaattatcgtgtttttcgagcgtattttgaggttttagctattggggtttagatattatggtttatagggtttaaatattagggtttagggtttagatttaggatttagattgagtttttaacacgaacggtttagagtttagggtttagggtttagggtttggtgttttgggtttatggaataaacccaaaacaccaaaccctaaaccctaaaccctaaattcaaaatcgggctaaattttacttcacaaaacataaaaaaaaaaaaaaaacgttcatattcttcacgaacaatattatcttgaatgttatttttgtcgatcgtttttctgcctaaataataacattcatcacgaggtgtttcttctaaatgttcatattttcgtgtgatcatgatgccggaaaaaaaaacgaaattttttttttttgcttccccccgcttccccccgattggttacttccccattgatcctgcccatatatatatatatatatatatatatatatatatatatatatatatatatatatatatatatatatatatatatatatatatattaaatattatttataattttttattattttttaaaacgtTTTTTGGTAACAAGAGACCCCTGTATACAAGAACATTGACTTCTTCATAACAGTTAAACCTCAGATATCCGGATCCTAAGCGTCACTCCGATATTGATTAAAATATCTTCCATTATAGATCCATAATTAAGTTGATTTGGCTTTGTCAAGGATCGAACTAACCTGAGATTTACATCTACAACGTTATTAGGAGTGATAATAGTCACTTAGAGTTATAATCAAGAGGTTTATTCTTTCTAACTTGAAtattgaaattatattgtattTCTTTCTTTTTGTAACTCAAAATAGTAAAAGTATTTTGTTTCCCGTTTCTTactcattattattgttatgtatgTATCTATAATAGCATATAAATATctaaaataataatgttataaataaggattatataaacttaaaaaaaaaaatcaaaaattaagaaaaaaattctaagcccctcatgatgatgtcattaaataattagttatatttaatttaattatttaattagtcttATTTATTTATTAGGGATAATTAATTTATTTCATATCATATATTtactataatattttattattattattatttatttatatttatattttatattaaatattattttataatttatttattagtttttaaaactttttttggtAGCAAGGAACCCTCGAGCACATTGGCTTCTTCTATTTATTTAGtaatatttaattttattaatttatcatttaatttaattatttaattagtcttTAAGAGGTTTATTCTTTCTAacttgaatatttaaattaaattgtatttcttTCTTTTTGTAACTCAAAATAGTAAgagtattttgttttctgtttcttactcattattatttttacattatatattatacagcctttcaaaaaaagaaaagaaaaacatctATAGTATAATATAAATTTCTAaactgatgatgtcataaataaagattattcaattttaaaaaaaatcaaaaataaagaaaaaatttataaacccctcatgatgatgtcattaacataattaattatttttaataaaatgttAACTATATAAtaattgaagcattatgtacagccttatgataaaatacccaaataaccatatatataatatatgaagcattatgtacaaccttatggtaaaacacccctataaccatatgtacaatatttgaaatattatgtacaaccttatgataaaacacccacATGATCATatttacaaactttaaaacaaattgtacaatcttttacaaaacagctcatgaacacatgtacaaactttgaagcatattgtacaatcttcatataataattgtattttagtttttttataataattaaagagatatttgttattactaataattattattaaaaatataaatactcaattttaaagcacactttattgttattgtattagtATTATTCAAATACGAGttatctttacgggattaattacgtttcatatgtatgcgaaatacatatcTCAATAAAATGTTCTAATgtagcttttatgacaagaaaataTTACTACGTAAttatgatgaaaattggaagaaagtGGTGGGATAATAAATGTAGTCatgtattctgaccaagttaagtatatcaatatgtttgtaaaaataacgacaagtttcttagtcggaatctgtggttccatgggtcattaaactaaatgactttagcatgtatgttcacttaatacctaaaatatatcattaaactgtttcgcttAAACAAACtcttgatttcacgggtcatttctgtgacaacccggaaatttccaaccaaatttaaactttaatctttatatgtttccgacacgataagcaatatttgttaagttaaatttcaagaattttaaactatgttcatacattcattcaacctcgaccaagttccaacgattcacgaaccattaaacgaatatgattatatatgtatatatattataacttgaaacgtaaacaaaatattagattaaatactttatatgattgtatctatttcaaaatgtttatcaatggaattagaagataagatcaaatgattgaattatcagatatattaaattatgattacaagtctctgttaaaaggcccacgttgatttgagaaatctttctattttaacaatattcggaaaatggtaaagtgatttataaataagaacaatttgtcaatcattgagaactagacaaaggatagtggaagattgaatctcataaatactcgattgatctatttagtttcaaacgtacaaaaacgttttcaggttaaaatgaactttattattaaaaagtatataacttttataaatatctagaaccacttttgacaacttattacttaactagtatgataaagataaagatatttatattttattttattaaatatatataacgatttaaattaatattatatatatttatacgcgtattatacgtacatagttttatacttttactatacttaaactttacctttactttatttttactttactttaactttaataattcactttaataattcatactttaataattcatactttaataattcactttaataattcatactttaataattcattttaataattcatactttaataatttactttaataattcatacttcaataattcactttaataattcatactttaataattcactttaataattcaaaaatctattataaatagaattcaataggtttcattatttcatagaaacttgaaaatatttttctctaaactctcacaatcgatttacatatatatatttactccgtattatttcaagatattattagtatacataaaatattacgacagagtgctgtccgagtgatttcgaaattgtttttcgagtgtgataggattaaggaaattatgggttatagctatggaggtgattgagtatggttcatgggtatgctcgtgaggtcaatatagtgtttatcatttctgttgcgtctacgtacctttcctgtaatattgaatctcaatattgatacgtgagtactcataatttaacttttacatactaatagtgtatccctgactagtgctcgagtatttaggattatgcatgcttgtacttttgatattgcccttagacaggttaggttgaatcttgaattagttacacttgcgattgagataaggtataagatatgcatgtccttggaaagttagcgaaaaattaagaacttttcctttagatatcgaatggtttcgatgaacgaattagaagttataatcaattgaattttcgatattttt from Rutidosis leptorrhynchoides isolate AG116_Rl617_1_P2 chromosome 9, CSIRO_AGI_Rlap_v1, whole genome shotgun sequence harbors:
- the LOC139865871 gene encoding beta-hexosaminidase 1 — its product is MSTTVINPKSLFSIITLISIFLYLTPIINSRTLRPIHSKSHLSDDSSVTYLWPLPSEFTSGNQTLTVNPNLSLSVSGNGASSVIVRDAFDRYKNIIFKHASSSGSRKLGYDVSKLTIIVNSNNEELQLGVDESYTLLVAKNNQLSVIGDINIEANTVYGALRGLETFSQLCGFDYGTKSVQVHKAPWFIKDKPRFKFRGLLLDTSRHYFPIEIIKQIIESMSYAKLNVLHWHIIDEQSFPLEVPAYPKLWKGAYTKWERYTVEDATEIVNFAKMRGINVMAEIDVPGHAESWGTGYPDLWPSASCREPLDVSKNFTYEVLSGILEDMREIFPFELFHLGGDEVNTDCWKSTPHVKQWLQDMNMTTKDAYQYFVLRAQEIAISKNWTPVNWEETFNTFAEKLNPKTVVHNWLGPGVCPKVVEQGFKCIYSNQGVWYLDHLDVTWDMFYDAEPLEGINDASEQKLVLGGEVCMWSETADPSNVQATIWPRAAAAAERMWSSKEVAPTSNTSESALTRLQYFRCLLTRRGVQASPVTNQYARSPPYGPGSCYDQ
- the LOC139869217 gene encoding E3 ubiquitin-protein ligase MBR2-like — translated: MPGRPSMNVVIDENVPFSIWAIRNYGHLISDDRRRYLFYALMAAHENGRFSPETVVSAQPPLSKEQISEHLRVMKRNVDGGCEGEQVDSCSICLGDYKENEMIGVLECGHQFHAECIKGWLLCNNVCPLCRATALTV